A region from the Puniceicoccales bacterium genome encodes:
- a CDS encoding SPFH domain-containing protein: protein MDAFAIFMVIAIVGMVIFMVLSSTLFTVDQQTCAIVERFGKFIRIAYPGLQIKIPIIDTIRTRLSMRITQLDVNVETKTQDNVFINILVSVQYRVLSGKIYEAFYMLQSPKHQIEAFVFDVVRAQVPKISLDDVFAKKDDIADAVKIELSEMMAEFGYEIVKALVTDIAPAPNVKAAMNEINAAQRTRVAASEKGEAEKILKVKHAEAEAESSILHGKGLAGQRHAIVSGLKNSVEEFIKQVPGLSQKNVMEMVLLIQYIDTLKEIAGNSKSNVIFVPNSPGNLSSLADQIRESILVGKSLEDK from the coding sequence ATGGATGCGTTTGCGATTTTTATGGTCATTGCCATCGTAGGAATGGTAATATTCATGGTTTTATCGTCCACATTGTTTACAGTGGACCAACAAACCTGTGCCATAGTCGAAAGATTTGGGAAATTCATTCGAATAGCCTACCCTGGCCTACAAATTAAGATACCAATAATTGATACCATTCGTACCAGGCTATCCATGCGAATCACTCAGTTAGATGTGAATGTGGAGACAAAAACCCAGGATAATGTTTTCATAAATATACTTGTTTCGGTCCAATATCGCGTTCTATCTGGGAAAATCTATGAAGCATTTTATATGCTACAAAGTCCAAAACATCAGATAGAAGCCTTTGTATTTGATGTGGTTAGAGCACAAGTTCCGAAAATATCACTGGACGATGTATTTGCAAAAAAAGATGACATAGCCGATGCAGTAAAGATTGAACTCTCGGAAATGATGGCCGAATTTGGCTATGAAATAGTAAAGGCATTGGTAACGGACATAGCTCCAGCACCGAATGTTAAAGCAGCGATGAACGAAATAAATGCCGCCCAACGGACCAGAGTGGCTGCTTCGGAAAAAGGTGAAGCTGAAAAAATATTGAAGGTGAAGCATGCCGAAGCCGAGGCTGAATCATCCATATTGCATGGCAAAGGTCTTGCTGGGCAAAGACATGCTATAGTATCAGGCTTGAAAAATTCCGTTGAAGAGTTTATAAAACAAGTACCTGGATTAAGCCAGAAGAATGTGATGGAAATGGTCCTACTAATCCAATATATAGACACGCTGAAAGAAATAGCCGGAAACTCCAAATCAAACGTGATATTTGTTCCTAATTCCCCAGGAAATCTATCGTCATTGGCAGATCAGATAAGAGAATCCATCCTTGTGGGAAAGAGCTTAGAGGACAAATGA